In Phaeobacter inhibens DSM 16374, the following proteins share a genomic window:
- a CDS encoding MFS transporter: MRMMISFAALFLSVILLQLSTGGVGPLDALSGLTLGFDKEQIGFLGSAHFLGFFIGCWWVPRLMGNVGHSRAFAVCTALGAMGLIGHTLTEDPLAWAVMRMASGLCVAGCYTVIEAWLNAKVTNETRGRAMGTYRIVDLSASLVAQLLIAVLPPASYISYNLLAILCCAALLPLTMTKVSQPDIPDAPRLRPKLAWACSPLAVAGVIVAALSSASFRMVGPIYGQEVGLEVGQIAFFLATFVLGGALAQYPLGWLADKYDRRWVLIWLSVVAILSCGITMAASGMGTWAVMASAAFFGFTTMPIFSVSAAHANDFATSQQRIELAAALMFFYALGAIASPLITSALIENYGPGALFAFVAVGHLGLIIFGLARMRARPAPEDRTRYVYAPRTSFTIGRLLKRSRERR, translated from the coding sequence ATGCGGATGATGATTTCCTTTGCGGCGCTGTTTCTCTCTGTGATCCTGTTGCAGCTGTCGACCGGCGGCGTGGGTCCCTTGGATGCGCTCTCTGGTCTGACACTGGGATTTGACAAGGAACAGATCGGCTTTCTCGGCTCGGCGCATTTCCTTGGTTTTTTCATCGGTTGCTGGTGGGTACCGCGCCTGATGGGCAACGTCGGCCACAGCCGCGCCTTTGCGGTCTGTACGGCCCTTGGTGCCATGGGGTTGATCGGCCACACCCTGACCGAAGATCCGCTGGCCTGGGCCGTGATGCGCATGGCCTCCGGGCTCTGCGTCGCAGGGTGTTACACCGTGATTGAGGCCTGGCTGAACGCCAAGGTCACCAATGAAACCCGCGGGCGCGCCATGGGCACCTATCGCATCGTGGACCTCTCCGCCTCGCTGGTGGCGCAGCTGCTGATCGCGGTGCTGCCGCCTGCCTCTTACATTTCGTATAACCTGCTGGCGATCCTCTGCTGCGCGGCCCTCTTGCCGCTCACCATGACCAAGGTCAGCCAGCCCGACATTCCCGATGCCCCCCGGCTGCGCCCGAAACTGGCCTGGGCCTGCTCACCTCTGGCGGTTGCCGGTGTGATCGTCGCCGCCCTCAGCTCCGCATCCTTCCGTATGGTTGGCCCGATCTACGGCCAAGAAGTCGGGCTGGAGGTCGGGCAGATCGCCTTCTTCCTCGCGACATTTGTTCTGGGCGGCGCGCTGGCGCAATACCCGCTGGGCTGGCTCGCCGACAAATACGACCGCCGCTGGGTGCTGATCTGGCTGTCGGTGGTGGCCATCCTGTCCTGCGGCATCACCATGGCCGCCAGCGGCATGGGCACCTGGGCCGTTATGGCCTCAGCGGCCTTCTTTGGTTTTACCACCATGCCGATCTTCTCGGTCTCTGCCGCCCACGCCAATGACTTTGCCACCTCGCAGCAACGGATCGAACTGGCCGCCGCGCTGATGTTTTTCTACGCCCTTGGCGCCATCGCCTCGCCGCTGATCACCTCGGCGCTGATCGAAAACTACGGTCCCGGCGCGCTCTTTGCCTTTGTCGCAGTCGGCCACCTCGGACTGATTATCTTTGGCCTGGCCCGGATGCGCGCCCGCCCCGCGCCCGAGGACCGCACCCGCTACGTCTATGCTCCGCGCACCTCCTTCACCATTGGCCGCCTGCTCAAACGCTCCCGCGAGCGGCGCTAG
- the metG gene encoding methionine--tRNA ligase, whose translation MARFLITSAIPYINGIKHLGNLVGSQLPADLYARYQRARGHEVMFLCATDEHGTPAELAAAKAGKPVADYCAEMHEVQAGIAKGFGLSFDHFGRSSSPQNHALTQHFAGKLAEQGLIREVTEKQVYSHADGRFLPDRYIEGTCPNCGYERARGDQCEECTKQLDPTDLIDPRSAISGSTDLEVRETKHLYLCQSQLKDQLDDWINSKSDWPVLTTSIAKKWLHDGDGLQDRGITRDLDWGVPVRKGDADWPGMEGKVFYVWFDAPIEYIAASREWADANGKTDADWQRWWRTDMGAEDVKYVQFMGKDNVPFHTLSFPATILGSGEPWKMVDHLKSFNYLNYDGGQFSTSQGRGVFMDQALEILPADYWRWWLLSHAPESSDSEFTWENFQQSVNKDLADVLGNFVSRITKFCRSKYGEAVPAGNDYGEAEQALIDEISTRVTAYEGHMAAMDVRKSAQELRAIWVAGNEYLQSVAPWSVFKTDPDQAAAQVRLGLNLIRLYAVLSAPFIPDATERLLAALQTEDRSWPDDVAAALSALPAGHAFTVPEVLFAKITDEQREEWQERFSGTRD comes from the coding sequence ATGGCGCGCTTTCTCATTACCTCGGCGATCCCCTATATCAACGGGATCAAGCATCTGGGCAATCTGGTCGGCAGCCAGCTGCCCGCAGATCTCTACGCTCGCTACCAGCGCGCACGCGGCCATGAGGTGATGTTCCTCTGCGCCACCGACGAACACGGCACCCCTGCCGAGCTGGCCGCCGCCAAGGCAGGCAAACCGGTCGCGGATTACTGCGCCGAAATGCACGAAGTTCAGGCCGGTATCGCCAAGGGGTTCGGCCTCAGCTTTGACCATTTTGGGCGCTCCTCCAGCCCGCAGAATCACGCGTTGACCCAGCATTTCGCAGGCAAGCTGGCCGAGCAGGGGCTGATCCGTGAAGTGACCGAAAAACAGGTCTACTCCCACGCCGATGGCCGCTTCCTGCCCGACCGCTATATCGAAGGCACCTGTCCCAACTGCGGCTATGAACGCGCCCGCGGCGACCAGTGCGAGGAATGCACCAAGCAGCTGGACCCGACCGATCTGATCGACCCGCGCTCCGCGATTTCCGGCTCCACCGATCTGGAAGTGCGCGAGACCAAGCACCTGTACCTGTGCCAGTCGCAGCTGAAGGACCAGCTGGACGACTGGATCAACAGCAAATCAGACTGGCCGGTGCTGACCACCTCCATTGCCAAGAAATGGCTGCATGATGGCGACGGCCTGCAGGACCGTGGCATCACCCGTGATCTCGACTGGGGTGTGCCGGTCAGGAAGGGCGATGCGGACTGGCCCGGTATGGAGGGCAAGGTTTTCTACGTCTGGTTCGACGCCCCCATCGAATATATCGCCGCCTCGCGCGAATGGGCCGACGCCAACGGCAAGACCGACGCCGACTGGCAGCGCTGGTGGCGCACCGACATGGGCGCTGAGGACGTCAAATACGTCCAGTTCATGGGCAAGGATAACGTCCCCTTCCACACCCTGTCTTTCCCGGCCACCATCCTTGGTTCGGGAGAACCGTGGAAGATGGTCGACCACCTCAAATCCTTCAACTACCTGAACTATGACGGCGGTCAGTTCTCCACCTCGCAGGGGCGCGGCGTGTTCATGGATCAGGCGCTGGAGATCCTGCCGGCGGACTACTGGCGCTGGTGGCTGCTGAGCCACGCCCCCGAAAGCTCCGACTCCGAATTCACCTGGGAGAATTTCCAGCAATCTGTGAACAAGGATCTCGCCGACGTGCTGGGCAACTTCGTGTCCCGCATCACCAAATTCTGCCGCTCCAAATACGGCGAGGCGGTTCCCGCAGGCAATGACTACGGCGAGGCGGAACAGGCGCTGATTGATGAGATCAGCACCCGTGTTACCGCCTATGAAGGCCACATGGCCGCCATGGACGTGCGCAAATCCGCGCAGGAGCTGCGGGCGATCTGGGTCGCAGGCAATGAATACCTGCAATCCGTGGCGCCCTGGTCCGTCTTCAAAACCGACCCCGATCAGGCCGCCGCTCAGGTGCGTCTGGGACTGAACCTGATCCGGCTCTATGCGGTGCTGTCAGCCCCGTTCATCCCCGATGCGACCGAGCGTCTGCTGGCCGCCCTCCAGACCGAGGATCGCAGCTGGCCCGACGATGTCGCCGCCGCCCTCAGCGCGCTGCCCGCAGGTCATGCCTTTACCGTGCCGGAGGTGCTCTTTGCCAAGATCACCGACGAACAGCGCGAGGAATGGCAGGAGCGTTTCTCCGGCACCCGCGACTGA
- a CDS encoding MBL fold metallo-hydrolase codes for MNRRQLLKSGAALTLGGGLPAVVRAAQPGVSLRWLGGAMLEIEAAGLRVLTDPCLGEGPEAFVMGDPNEMFDLARGPNIKSHARLTPFPGLRYDRYDLVLLSHAHEDHFDQAAQAWLDPQLPMLVPQHDLAAMRQKGFAASSLAHGEMRRIEGPEGVLQITALPAVHSENPEVARLLGLGNGYLIEVETAFGVVRIYWAGDSFLVPPVWQALRAAQVAEAGLLDVFVPHLGAVGGAGALGQISMDGAQAAGFAQQLEPQAVLPIHHSTYALYREGPEVLRQHHAELAPRWRLRTPPEGERIHL; via the coding sequence ATGAACAGACGTCAATTGCTGAAGAGTGGCGCGGCCTTGACCCTTGGTGGTGGCTTGCCCGCTGTCGTGCGGGCTGCGCAGCCGGGCGTATCCCTGCGCTGGTTGGGCGGCGCCATGCTGGAGATCGAGGCTGCGGGGCTTCGAGTGCTGACAGACCCCTGTCTGGGAGAGGGGCCTGAGGCCTTTGTCATGGGGGACCCGAATGAGATGTTCGACCTCGCGCGCGGGCCGAATATAAAGTCACATGCGCGGCTCACGCCGTTTCCGGGGTTGCGCTACGACCGCTATGATCTGGTGCTGCTGAGCCATGCCCATGAGGATCATTTCGATCAGGCGGCGCAGGCCTGGCTGGACCCGCAGTTGCCGATGCTGGTGCCGCAGCATGACCTTGCAGCGATGCGGCAGAAAGGCTTTGCCGCCAGCTCGTTGGCCCATGGCGAGATGCGGCGCATTGAAGGACCGGAGGGGGTTCTGCAGATCACGGCACTGCCTGCGGTTCATTCAGAGAACCCGGAGGTGGCGCGGTTGCTGGGGCTGGGCAACGGCTATCTGATCGAGGTGGAGACGGCCTTTGGCGTGGTGCGGATCTATTGGGCAGGCGACAGTTTTCTGGTGCCGCCGGTCTGGCAGGCTCTGAGAGCAGCGCAGGTTGCGGAGGCAGGTCTGCTGGATGTCTTTGTCCCGCATTTGGGCGCTGTCGGCGGGGCGGGGGCGCTGGGGCAGATCTCCATGGATGGGGCGCAGGCGGCGGGGTTTGCGCAGCAGCTGGAGCCGCAGGCAGTACTGCCGATCCATCATTCGACCTATGCGCTCTACCGTGAGGGGCCGGAGGTATTGCGGCAACATCATGCAGAGCTGGCGCCGCGCTGGCGGTTGCGGACGCCGCCGGAAGGGGAGCGTATCCACCTTTGA
- a CDS encoding LysR family transcriptional regulator: protein MDRLQNIETFAEVADQLSFAAAARRLGLPASTVTSRIRTLEQSLGVRLLDRTTRRVALTPAGALFLDRCRRALDEIDAARDLVAAEAKASGLLRLSVPTALPMAPLAALTSAFLRDYPQISITITVDDTPADFIADGIDLALRGNRPGSDSLIARVLSQTPVVLAAAPGQLANEDLPILGPLARHLTDRRADSRITCESFALALELVRSGAARGCFPRPMCDADYAAGQLDLAPPPVGVETQLTLYLVYPDRRPLPQRLRLFIDRLVAAYTSS from the coding sequence ATGGATCGACTTCAGAACATAGAAACCTTTGCCGAGGTTGCAGATCAGCTCAGCTTTGCCGCTGCTGCGCGACGCCTCGGGCTACCAGCCTCCACGGTCACCAGCCGCATCCGCACCCTGGAACAGAGCCTGGGCGTGCGCCTGCTGGACCGCACCACCCGGCGCGTTGCCCTGACACCCGCCGGAGCACTATTTCTGGACCGCTGCCGCCGCGCGCTTGACGAGATCGACGCCGCCCGCGATCTGGTTGCAGCCGAGGCCAAGGCCAGCGGTCTGCTGCGCCTCTCGGTCCCCACCGCGCTGCCCATGGCCCCACTGGCAGCCCTCACATCTGCCTTTCTGCGTGATTATCCGCAGATCTCGATCACCATAACCGTGGATGACACCCCTGCCGACTTCATTGCCGACGGCATCGATCTGGCGCTGCGCGGCAACCGTCCGGGCAGCGACAGCCTGATTGCCCGTGTGCTGTCTCAGACGCCGGTGGTGCTGGCGGCGGCGCCGGGGCAGCTCGCAAATGAGGATCTGCCGATTCTCGGCCCGCTTGCGCGGCACCTGACGGACCGGCGCGCAGACAGCCGCATTACCTGTGAATCCTTTGCACTCGCTCTGGAACTGGTGCGGTCCGGTGCAGCGCGTGGCTGCTTTCCGCGCCCGATGTGCGATGCGGACTATGCGGCGGGGCAGCTGGATCTTGCCCCGCCGCCCGTCGGCGTGGAGACACAGCTCACTCTGTATCTGGTCTACCCGGACCGCCGTCCGCTGCCTCAGAGATTGCGACTCTTCATTGACAGGCTGGTGGCGGCTTACACCTCTTCCTGA
- the hemP gene encoding hemin uptake protein HemP, translated as MNQMTFDHAATTTTAATEVFPTYHAEELARGGNQARILLNGQIYSLRITRAGKLILTK; from the coding sequence ATGAACCAGATGACTTTTGACCACGCCGCCACCACCACAACCGCAGCCACCGAAGTCTTCCCGACCTACCACGCTGAGGAACTCGCCCGTGGCGGGAACCAGGCCCGCATCCTGCTCAATGGCCAGATCTACAGCCTGCGGATCACCCGCGCCGGAAAGCTGATCCTGACAAAATGA
- a CDS encoding imelysin family protein gives MTSHFLAGTAVAALATVAAPAFAADKAEVLTTYANIAHAKYQDSLETAKTLQTAVDSLIAEPSAEALEAARKAWLAARVPYQQSEVFRFGNAIVDDWEGKVNAWPLDEGLIDYVDASYGGPTDENTLAALNIVANPSFELSGKSIDTSAITPELLETTLHEADGVEANVATGYHAIEFLLWGQDLNGTDHGAGSRAWTDYAAGEDCTNGNCDRRGEYLKAATDLLISDLEWMAAQWSTEGEARGTLLSDENAGITAMLTGMGSLSYGETAGERMRLGLMLNDPEEEHDCFSDNTHNSHYYDGLGVQNVYLGEYIRTDGSMVSGASLSDLVQEIDPALDGEMRSKLSTTMRALGQIKTAAEAGFSYDQMLEQGNEAGEALVMGGVNGLVDQTRSIERVVTALDLDGVAIEGSDSLDNPTAVFQ, from the coding sequence ATGACATCGCATTTTCTCGCAGGTACCGCTGTTGCAGCGCTCGCCACAGTTGCGGCTCCCGCTTTTGCGGCAGACAAGGCTGAGGTGCTGACCACCTACGCAAATATTGCGCACGCCAAATATCAGGACAGCCTTGAGACGGCAAAAACCCTGCAAACAGCCGTGGACAGCCTGATCGCTGAACCCTCAGCCGAGGCCCTGGAAGCTGCCCGCAAGGCCTGGCTCGCGGCCCGCGTGCCCTATCAGCAGTCCGAGGTGTTCCGCTTTGGCAATGCCATCGTTGATGACTGGGAAGGCAAAGTGAACGCATGGCCGCTGGACGAGGGGCTGATCGATTATGTCGATGCCAGCTACGGCGGCCCGACCGATGAAAACACCCTTGCGGCGCTGAATATCGTTGCCAACCCCAGCTTTGAGCTGTCCGGCAAATCCATTGACACCAGCGCCATCACGCCTGAGCTGCTGGAAACCACCCTGCATGAGGCCGACGGCGTCGAGGCCAATGTCGCAACCGGCTATCACGCGATCGAATTTCTGCTTTGGGGTCAGGACCTGAACGGCACCGACCACGGCGCCGGCAGCCGCGCCTGGACCGACTATGCCGCAGGCGAGGATTGCACCAACGGCAACTGCGATCGCCGCGGCGAATACCTGAAGGCCGCGACCGATCTGCTGATCTCCGATCTGGAGTGGATGGCCGCACAGTGGAGCACCGAAGGCGAAGCCCGCGGCACGCTTTTGTCGGATGAAAACGCAGGCATCACCGCCATGCTGACCGGCATGGGCTCGCTCTCCTACGGGGAAACCGCCGGCGAACGCATGCGCCTAGGCCTGATGCTGAACGACCCCGAAGAAGAGCATGATTGCTTCTCCGACAACACCCACAACAGCCATTACTACGATGGTCTGGGCGTGCAGAACGTCTATCTCGGCGAATATATCCGCACCGACGGCAGCATGGTTTCCGGCGCGTCGCTCTCCGATCTGGTGCAGGAGATCGATCCGGCACTGGACGGCGAGATGCGCAGCAAGCTCTCGACCACCATGCGCGCGCTGGGTCAGATCAAGACCGCAGCCGAGGCGGGTTTCTCCTACGACCAGATGCTGGAACAGGGCAATGAAGCAGGCGAAGCGCTGGTCATGGGCGGCGTCAACGGTCTGGTCGATCAGACCCGCTCCATCGAACGCGTGGTGACAGCGCTCGATCTTGATGGCGTCGCCATCGAAGGCTCCGACTCGCTCGACAACCCAACGGCCGTTTTCCAGTAA
- a CDS encoding di-heme oxidoreductase family protein, with translation MRVSPSPHRPHLSQLLMGLSLLALIAPLPTLADTQTTALSETLAGDAPEGDAIHAQATTPYTDLSDPHLATLPRTAQEQTRIRAVTRPTTQFDQPEPYEALPAGAATVRARTDDEAFSQHSANLSFEEELEFKLGNGLFKKIWVFSPASTLASDGLGPLYNARSCQRCHLKDGRGHVPDGPDYASTTMFLRVSVPGPVPDQMQAIADYIGTAPEPTYGGQMQDFSAPGIAPEYRLGVTYSEDTIALAGGETATLQRPDYSANTLGYGPLHPDAMLSPRVAPSMIGLGLLEAIPAADILAGADEDDSNGDGISGRANLVWSVEHNRIMLGRFGYKAGQPTVHEQSAAAFSGDIGISTPLFPAHAGDCTTAQTSCRNAPHGGDDIRETEIDQPNMDLVTFYSRNLGVPARRTPDDPAILRGKAQFYGAGCTSCHTPKFVTNRLEAQPAQSFQLIWPYSDLLLHDMGEGLADNRPEARATGREWRTAPLWGIGLVQQVNPRAGFLHDGRARTLLEAILWHGGEAQSARDTVVGLAPEDRADLIRFLESL, from the coding sequence ATGCGCGTTTCCCCGTCGCCCCACCGCCCGCATCTGTCCCAGCTGTTGATGGGCCTCAGCCTCCTCGCGCTGATCGCACCGCTCCCCACTCTGGCCGACACGCAAACCACTGCGCTGTCGGAAACCCTGGCAGGGGACGCGCCAGAGGGCGACGCAATCCACGCACAGGCGACGACGCCCTATACAGATCTCTCCGATCCGCATCTCGCCACCCTTCCCCGCACCGCGCAGGAACAGACCCGCATTCGCGCCGTCACCCGCCCAACAACGCAGTTCGACCAGCCCGAACCCTATGAGGCCCTGCCCGCAGGTGCGGCCACCGTGCGCGCCCGCACCGATGACGAGGCGTTTTCGCAGCACAGCGCCAACCTCAGCTTTGAGGAAGAGCTGGAATTCAAACTCGGCAATGGGCTGTTCAAGAAGATCTGGGTGTTCTCGCCCGCCTCCACCCTCGCCTCTGATGGGCTGGGGCCGCTCTATAATGCGCGCTCCTGCCAGCGCTGCCACCTGAAGGACGGGCGCGGCCATGTGCCGGATGGGCCGGACTATGCCTCAACCACGATGTTCCTGCGCGTCTCGGTTCCCGGCCCGGTGCCGGACCAGATGCAGGCCATTGCCGACTATATCGGCACCGCGCCAGAGCCGACCTATGGCGGCCAGATGCAGGATTTCTCCGCCCCCGGTATCGCCCCGGAATATCGCCTCGGCGTCACCTACAGCGAAGACACCATCGCGCTTGCAGGCGGCGAGACGGCCACCCTGCAACGCCCTGACTATAGCGCCAATACCCTCGGCTATGGTCCGCTGCACCCCGATGCCATGCTCTCCCCCCGCGTCGCCCCCAGCATGATCGGCCTCGGCCTGTTGGAGGCGATCCCCGCCGCTGATATTCTGGCGGGCGCCGACGAGGATGACAGCAACGGCGATGGCATCTCCGGGCGCGCCAATCTGGTCTGGTCGGTGGAACACAACCGGATCATGCTGGGCCGCTTTGGCTACAAGGCCGGACAGCCCACGGTGCATGAACAATCCGCCGCCGCCTTCTCCGGCGACATCGGCATCTCCACGCCGCTGTTTCCGGCTCATGCAGGCGATTGCACCACTGCGCAGACCAGCTGCCGCAACGCGCCCCATGGTGGTGATGACATCCGCGAGACCGAGATCGACCAGCCCAATATGGATCTGGTCACCTTCTACAGCCGCAACCTCGGCGTGCCTGCCCGTCGCACCCCGGACGACCCCGCCATCCTGCGCGGCAAGGCGCAATTCTACGGCGCAGGCTGCACCAGCTGTCATACGCCGAAATTCGTCACCAACCGGCTGGAGGCGCAACCCGCGCAGAGCTTCCAGCTGATCTGGCCCTATAGCGACCTCTTGCTGCACGACATGGGCGAGGGCCTTGCCGACAACCGCCCCGAAGCCCGCGCCACCGGGCGCGAATGGCGCACCGCGCCGCTCTGGGGGATCGGGCTGGTGCAGCAGGTCAATCCCCGCGCAGGTTTCCTGCATGATGGCCGCGCCCGCACCCTGCTGGAGGCGATCCTCTGGCATGGCGGCGAAGCCCAATCCGCCCGAGACACCGTGGTCGGCCTTGCCCCCGAAGACCGCGCCGATCTGATCCGCTTTCTGGAGTCGCTCTGA
- a CDS encoding imelysin family protein — translation MPNPLSLSRTRLSRVAALTVATAMVCAALPPQAALAQTDTTAVSTPNTPPQTLAPAHQLDWILTHHILPGFDRLAQTSATLAEVAASHCTPDDPALRAAFAHAFDAWVRVSHLRFGPTETDNRAFALAFWPDSRNKIPGTLRRAVTETPREQLATPEVFASQSVALRGFYALEYLLFDDAIQSEGSADQRCTLVAAITTDIARTTAAIRDDWHNSYAVTLVSPGPGNRYQSEVEIRQELFKTLTTGFQVLVDMRLGRPLGQFDAPRPNRAEARRSARSQRHIVLNLTAMEPLALALAAGDPALMQEIDAGFAKALKRASALDDPSLAGVADPARRFRIEALQQDINDLRSLITTRLGPKLGVTAGFNSLDGD, via the coding sequence ATGCCGAACCCCCTTTCCCTGTCCCGCACACGCCTGTCGCGTGTTGCCGCCCTGACGGTTGCGACCGCTATGGTCTGCGCCGCCCTGCCGCCGCAAGCGGCCCTTGCGCAGACCGACACCACAGCTGTCAGCACGCCCAATACACCGCCCCAAACCCTGGCCCCGGCACATCAACTGGACTGGATCCTCACCCATCATATCCTCCCCGGCTTTGACAGGCTGGCACAGACCAGCGCCACCCTAGCCGAGGTCGCCGCCAGCCACTGCACACCGGATGACCCGGCCCTGCGCGCGGCCTTCGCCCACGCCTTTGATGCCTGGGTCAGAGTCAGCCACCTGCGCTTTGGTCCCACCGAAACCGACAACCGCGCCTTTGCCCTCGCCTTCTGGCCGGACAGCCGCAACAAAATCCCCGGCACCCTGCGCCGCGCCGTCACCGAAACCCCGCGCGAGCAGCTGGCTACACCGGAGGTCTTTGCCAGCCAATCCGTGGCCCTGCGCGGGTTCTATGCGCTGGAGTATCTCCTGTTCGACGACGCCATCCAGTCCGAAGGCAGCGCAGATCAGCGCTGCACCCTGGTCGCGGCCATCACCACCGATATCGCCCGCACCACCGCCGCGATCCGCGATGATTGGCACAACAGCTATGCCGTGACACTGGTCAGCCCCGGACCGGGCAACCGCTACCAGTCGGAGGTGGAGATCCGGCAGGAGCTGTTCAAAACCCTGACCACCGGGTTTCAGGTGCTGGTTGATATGCGGTTGGGGCGCCCCCTTGGCCAGTTCGACGCCCCCCGCCCCAACCGCGCCGAGGCCCGCCGCTCCGCCCGCAGCCAGCGCCACATCGTGCTGAACCTCACCGCGATGGAACCGCTCGCCCTTGCCCTTGCGGCGGGCGATCCCGCACTGATGCAGGAAATCGACGCAGGCTTTGCCAAGGCGTTGAAACGCGCCAGCGCGCTGGACGATCCCTCCCTCGCCGGGGTTGCCGATCCCGCCCGCCGCTTTCGTATCGAAGCCCTACAACAGGACATCAACGACCTGCGCAGCCTGATCACCACCCGGCTTGGCCCGAAGCTCGGCGTCACCGCAGGGTTCAACTCCCTCGACGGGGATTGA
- a CDS encoding DUF1513 domain-containing protein has product MAGPSRRGFLAGLLAAGMAPQASWADLGHPAYLSAGKAPDGSFLLAGLDRTGTILFRHALPARGHAATAHPSRPEAVAFARRPGQFADVIDCRTGAALARLTPPPGHHFYGHGVFSPDGRSLFTTENAFESGDGRIGIWDASDGYRRIGDHASGGIGPHDIKLRTSPDGQHNLVVANGGIQTHPDSGRAKLNLATMQPNLSYLSLEGTLQDQLILNADMRLNSIRHLAISATGTVGFAMQWQGDAGADLPIIGLHNPGSAHRLMAGEDPRLRNLNGYGGSVAFSRDGTQIAVTSPRGGVVQIAGCTTGALLRELRLTDVCGLASNADGFVVTTGQGLLAQLSTSQADRPSHIRARTDLAWDNHLIPIA; this is encoded by the coding sequence ATGGCAGGCCCCTCCCGTCGCGGTTTCCTCGCAGGGCTTCTGGCCGCAGGCATGGCCCCGCAGGCCAGCTGGGCCGACCTTGGCCACCCCGCCTATCTCTCGGCCGGAAAAGCCCCCGATGGCAGCTTCCTCCTCGCGGGTCTGGACCGCACCGGCACAATCCTGTTCCGCCACGCCCTGCCCGCCCGGGGCCATGCCGCAACCGCGCACCCCAGCCGCCCGGAGGCGGTCGCCTTTGCCCGCCGCCCCGGACAGTTCGCGGATGTGATCGACTGCCGCACCGGTGCGGCCCTGGCCCGGCTCACCCCCCCACCCGGGCATCACTTCTATGGCCATGGCGTATTCTCCCCGGACGGCAGGTCTCTCTTCACCACCGAAAACGCCTTTGAAAGCGGCGATGGCCGGATCGGCATCTGGGACGCCAGCGACGGCTACCGCCGGATTGGCGATCATGCCTCCGGCGGCATTGGCCCGCATGATATCAAGCTGCGCACCAGCCCTGACGGCCAGCACAATCTGGTGGTGGCCAACGGCGGCATTCAGACCCATCCCGACAGCGGCCGTGCGAAACTGAACCTCGCCACGATGCAGCCCAACCTCAGCTACCTCAGCCTTGAGGGCACCCTGCAGGATCAGCTGATCCTGAACGCCGATATGCGCCTGAACTCGATCCGCCACCTTGCCATCAGCGCCACAGGGACTGTTGGTTTTGCAATGCAGTGGCAGGGCGACGCGGGCGCGGACCTGCCGATCATCGGTCTGCACAATCCCGGCTCTGCCCACCGCCTGATGGCCGGGGAGGATCCCCGCCTACGCAACCTCAACGGCTATGGCGGCTCCGTCGCCTTTTCCCGCGATGGAACACAGATCGCCGTCACCTCCCCGCGCGGCGGTGTGGTGCAGATCGCCGGTTGCACCACCGGCGCGCTGCTGCGGGAACTCCGCCTCACGGATGTCTGCGGGCTGGCCAGTAACGCGGATGGCTTTGTGGTCACCACCGGTCAGGGGCTGCTGGCACAGCTGAGCACCAGCCAAGCTGATCGTCCGTCGCACATCCGGGCCCGCACAGATCTCGCCTGGGACAACCATCTGATTCCGATCGCCTGA
- a CDS encoding DeoR/GlpR family DNA-binding transcription regulator, which produces MDASDRQAAILDLLTRQDRVEVEDLAQRFGVSLQTIRTDLRDLAARGALSRVHGGAVRSSSGASRDYAERRKLNARGKRAMAALAADLIPDNCAITLNIGTSTEQVARALSGHRGLTVLSNNINIINMMMEDESKELVLVGGAIRQSDGAIVGEDALEFIARYKVDIAVIGASAMDADGAILDHDPREVSVARAILKNARKRVLVCDGSKFERTAPVRICDISDLDVVVTDRPVPAEFSRAAKAAGTQILWVGENESSENV; this is translated from the coding sequence ATGGACGCAAGCGACAGACAGGCCGCCATTCTGGACCTGCTGACCCGACAGGACCGGGTCGAGGTCGAGGACCTCGCGCAGCGATTTGGCGTCTCGCTGCAAACCATCCGCACCGACCTGCGCGATCTGGCTGCCCGTGGCGCGCTCTCCCGCGTGCACGGTGGTGCGGTCCGCAGCAGCAGTGGCGCCAGCCGCGACTACGCCGAACGGCGCAAGCTGAACGCCCGCGGCAAACGCGCCATGGCCGCGCTCGCCGCTGATCTGATCCCTGACAACTGCGCCATCACGCTCAATATCGGCACCTCCACCGAACAGGTCGCCCGCGCCCTTTCAGGCCATCGCGGGCTCACTGTTCTGTCTAACAATATCAATATTATCAATATGATGATGGAGGATGAGAGCAAGGAACTGGTACTTGTCGGCGGGGCCATCCGGCAAAGCGACGGCGCCATCGTCGGCGAGGACGCGCTGGAATTCATTGCCCGTTACAAGGTTGATATCGCTGTCATCGGCGCCTCGGCCATGGACGCAGACGGCGCCATTCTTGACCATGATCCGCGTGAAGTCTCCGTCGCCCGCGCCATCCTCAAAAACGCCCGCAAGCGCGTGCTGGTCTGCGATGGCAGCAAGTTCGAGCGCACCGCCCCGGTCCGCATCTGCGATATCTCCGATCTCGACGTAGTGGTCACCGACCGCCCCGTCCCCGCTGAATTTTCCCGCGCGGCAAAGGCCGCAGGCACGCAAATCCTCTGGGTTGGCGAAAACGAAAGTAGCGAAAATGTCTAA